A genomic region of Aspergillus oryzae RIB40 DNA, chromosome 1 contains the following coding sequences:
- a CDS encoding uncharacterized protein (flavin-containing monooxygenase), whose translation MPPNKSVAVIGTGPAGAIAVDALVQEKSFDVVRVFERQEKAGGCWVSRENEEPVPLDIDNLSARTADGPVPIPDNLPRHVPTLSQHRYFDSHVYPTLHANVAASVMEYSQEQIPDILSEWSVNIHGPDTPFRHHTVIRQYIEDLLNRNGYQDFVEYNTTVERAEKDPQTGKWTLTLRRAGEPNGLDYWWTETFDALVVASGHYAVPYVPVIKGLKEFAEKYPGSVEHTKQYRGPEKYKGKRVITVGASVSAADTAVSLVNHAKGPVYAVVRGKYNTYFGDEAFKHPQIERRPPISHITTDNGARTVHFENGTSVSDVDHIIFGTGFTWTLPFLPNIPIRNNRVPDLYLHVFHQRDPSLVFLGAVGAGLTFKVFEWQAVAAARVLAGKAQLPSLEEQRKWEQDRIAKKGDGPGFMMINPDFEAYFEQLRQLAGEPAEGEPGRRLPPFKQQWVDDFNAGHERRIRMWKKANEAGRASKL comes from the exons GGTGTCAAGAGAGAATGAGGAACCGGTCCCTCTGGACATTGACAATCTTTCTGCGAGGACTGCAGATGGACCGGTTCCAATCCCCGACAATCTACCCCGACATGTTCCCACATTGTCTCAGCACCGTTACTTTGACTCGCATGTCTACCCCACTTTGCACGCCAATGTAGCAGCGTCAGTCATGGAATACTCGCAGGAACAGATTCCAGACATCCTTTCCGAGTGGTCTGTGAACATCCACGGACCGGACACGCCTTTCCGTCACCATACGGTGATAAGGCAGTACATCGAGGATCTCTTGAACCGAAATGGATATCAAGACTTCGTTGAGTACAATACGACAGTTGAGCGGGCCGAGAAAGACCCCCAAACCGGTAAATGGACACTAACCTTGCGACGTGCTGGTGAGCCGAATGGCCTTGACTACTGGTGGACCGAAACCTTCGACGCTCTGGTGGTTGCCTCCGGGCATTATGCCGTGCCGTATGTTCCTGTCATCAAAGGACTAAAAGAATTTGCAGAGAAGTACCCAGGCAGTGTTGAACACACCAAGCAGTACCGTGGTCCTGAAAAGTACAAGGGCAAG CGGGTAATTACTGTCGGAGCTTCTGTCTCCGCTGCAGACACCGCAGTGAGTCTGGTAAACCATGCAAAGGGTCCCGTTTATGCTGTTGTGCGCGGAAAGTACAACACCTACTTTGGAGACGAAGCGTTCAAGCACCCCCAGATTGAGCGCCGCCCGCCCATCTCACATATAACTACCGACAATGGGGCGAGAACAGTGCACTTTGAGAACGGGACATCCGTGTCAGACGTGGACCACATCATCTTTGGCACCGGCTTCACCTGGACGCTGCCATTCTTACCTAATATCCCAATCCGAAACAACCGTGTACCGGATCTCTATCTACACGTGTTCCACCAGCGGGATCCTTCCCTGGTGTTCTTAGGAGCA GTTGGCGCCGGGTTAACTTTCAAAGTCTTCGAATGGCAAGCTGTAGCCGCCGCGCGCGTTCTGGCCGGAAAGGCACAGCTGCCATCTCTGGAAGAACAGCGGAAGTGGGAACAGGATCGCATCGCAAAGAAGGGCGACGGTCCAGGATTTATGATGATAAACCCCGACTTTGAGGCGTATTTTGAACAGCTTCGACAGCTTGCAGGCGAGCCTGCCGAGGGAGAACCAGGACGGAGACTTCCGCCGTTCAAGCAGCAGTGGGTGGACGACTTTAATGCTGGACATGAACGGCGGATTCGTATGTGGAAGAAGGCCAATGAGGCTGGGAGAGCGAGTAAGTTATAG